DNA from Magnolia sinica isolate HGM2019 chromosome 19, MsV1, whole genome shotgun sequence:
CATTAAAGCGCATCTgcactgataatggtggtgaatacattggtgactttcatgagtattgtaagtccctgtgtatacggcatgaacagatggttcccaagaccccccaacataatggtgtggctgagcgaatgaatcgcgcCATTAtaaagagaatcagatgcatgttatccaatgcgaagttgcccaagacattctagggagaagtaatgcacacggtagtgtatctgataaacaggtctccatcagcgccgttgaatggagaagtacctgagaaggtgtggactggataggatccatcgtacaattatctcagggtgtttggatgcatggCATCCATTCATGTACCGAAGGACGAGAGGTTCAAGCtggatatgaagatcagacagtgtatttttttggggtacggtgatgaaaagttcggttacagattgtgggatccgaccgagaagaagctcatcaggagcaaagatgtggttttctttgaagatcagtgtatagaagacatttgtaagctagagaagaaccatCCTAATTCAAGTAAGCTAGAGAcagatccgattattcctcccgtggtacCTAATGACGGGTGAGTACAACAAGGTATAGAGGACGAggaagttcctacagaagatggtcCGGGGGatcagcccccacttgatccacctattgagccacaggtgatgaggtcatctagggacagacagtcgtccaagaggtacttgccgcatgagtacattatgctcactgatgggggagagctagaagattattctaaggccctaactgatgagcataagggggagtggttaaaagctatgcaagaagagataaaatccttgcataagaaccacacttatgatatggtgaaactacCTAAGGGAAaaaaagctctgagcaacaagtgagtgttcagaaagaagattgagcaaaagaaataaaaaacaagGTTCAAGGggagacttgtggtgaaagggtttggtcagaggaaaggcatagactttgagaagatattctcaccaatggtgaagatgacatccatacaggtgttgcttgggttggcggctagcatggatctgcagatagagcagttagatgttaaaactgcctttctccatggtgacttaaaaaaagagatctacatgcaccagccagaggggttcgaagttatgggcaaagagcatatggtgtataGGCTGAGGATGAGCTTTTAtgagctgaaacaagctccacgacaatggtacaagaagttcgacccgtttatgttgaagcatgggtatgacagaacgaagtcgaaccactgtgtgttcacgctcAAGTTATcggatggtgatttcttagttttgttgttatacgttgatgacatgcttatcatggaaaaagacatcaagaagattgacaagttgaaacaggagttgggcaagtcatttgcgatgaaagacttaagcccggctaaacagatccttggaatggagataactcgtgacaggagtagcaggaagctttggttatcacaagaaCGGTATATTGAGAatgtcctagagcggttcaatataaaTGTagtgaagccggtcagtactccactggatggtcacttcagattgagcgacaggcagtgtcccaagacgaagacagaggtggatgagatgcagaagataccctacgtgtcggcagtaggaagtttgatgtatgatatggtgtgtacacgcccagacatagcatatgcggttggtgttgtcaatCGGTATCTTGTTAATCCTGGCAAAcaacattgggcagcggtgaagtggatGTTGCAGtatttaagaggctcatccaggttgagcctatgctatggtgatggaaaacctatGTTAAAGGGCTACACAAATGTAGATATGAcaagtgacatagactccaggaagtctacatcagggTTTACGTTCACGTTTGCAGGGAGAGCGGTCTCTTAGgaaagcaagctacagaaggtcatagTGTTGTCGATGaaagaggccgagtacattgcagtcacagaagcatgtaaagagatgctttgaatgaagaggttcctacaggaacttaaccTGAAACAGGAGTAGCACGTGGTTTATTGCGATAGTTAAAatgctatacacttgagtaagaatctaagtcagcattccaagtcgaagcatatagagattcggtatcactggatcaaggatattttgaaacagaaggtgttacagcttaagaaggtccacacggatgataatgggtcagacatgatgaccaaggctttgcttaagggcaagtttaaggtttgtagaaaccaggctggcttgaagaaggtgaattcctcctgagttagaaagggggagatttgatgggctTTTCTCCTCAattcagaggagagatagtgcagcCGGTTGCAAATCGGAGTGTTTCACTGcgctgttcgactagtcgagtgaactgCTCGACTGgccgagtgaacagtgctcgaccaatcgagggtcactcgactcaaagtccagcgagctcagtgaacagtgctcaactagtcgagggcctaactcgaccagtcgagtaaacagtgcttgactagtcgaggactctgctcgactattcgaggttacacagatttatTCCGAATTTTgtacagactgcgtaaatttgaggcggttttcaaagaGGTGCAGAagcaagttgcctaaactataaatagaggtccctaaggcttttctagggattgagaagggtattctaagggtttttacgaccaaggtgagagagagagaaagggagaaagaggaagcttgtggaagggataATTCGCAGTCGACATCTCAGCActtttacgtcctcgtgatcagtgagatctttccgtttttcttttattctcttattgtttatctgtTCCTgcttgagtgaagaaggtttgctCCAAGCGGTATGTGCCTATGATCGGTTGTAaagttctacttcatagtggattgttgctctggactaggtctcgtgatttttacctctttgagggttttccacataaaaatctcttgtgtcgtgtggtttgcgctttgatttatttcattgttttattatcctataattctagtgtttttgggaggctagatcctaaggttttgtgtaacggCCCCCAACACACAGCGTATTAGGTGGGGTGTTTATGGTAAGTCATAAGCAATATAGTCGACACTTATGCATTAGTTATGGGCTGGCAGAGAACTCTCTCAGCCAAGTAGAAAGTTCTCCGGATGGTAAGAAAACTCTCCTCCAACATACAAAACCGACATTTTTATGATTGATTTTGTAGGGTATCCTCTCCGTGTTCCTCATCTTCTCTCAttagcccaccttggtgacatggAACCATACAACTCTTCTAGTTGGATATTTCTCCAAATTTGTGATTTGTTACCTATTCTTTTCCCTATTTATCCTTAGAATCGGGGATTATTTCtcataaattattaaaaataaataaataaataaataaataaaaattctcaTAAGTTATTATTTTAGCTAGTAATTATCATTGTTCGAGAAGATCTATGGTTTATTTTCGGTCATCGTTATGTTGGACCATTTAAGTAGCATTGAACACCAACGAAAGCTACACTAGGACAAtcagtttttattttaaaattttctcattGAGGTGAGGCTTCCTCATGCCTCAATGTTTGTAGAACTTTGCGAAAGGGTTATGTGTGTGTAAACCATCTCTGAGTTTCTCATGGGTCTGCCACAACTGTGCCTTTGCACACCTTTGATGAGTTTCCCTATTATATATGTTAGTACTCGGATAATGATCGCATATATTAACTGCATGTGACCATCAACTACACTAAACCGAGGACTGCTAGAGTACATCCGGATGGATTGCAATTAATAGGATAAATCAAGGCATCGAATTTTGGATCCCATATTCCGATGATCCAAATTATTTATATTACGGGCCTCACTTAGATGGAGTACTACAAAAAAATTAGAATCgctaagatttggatattctaTCCTTTTGATTGTTTGActctttaatttcttttgaattcGGATGGTTACACAACTTTTAACtagtaaaaattttgaaatacttGAAATCTCAAAGTTATTTTGAATATCCAACATTTACAATAATTAGGCACATTATTatcaatggttttgatcattTCAAGGGCCTTTTGATTGTGAGTTACTtttgataagctacttatgccacatGTTGTTTATATTGGCTTCTACTTATTCAGTTGATAAGTATGTTTTGTAAACAATGTACTTATGTATACCTACCAATTTTGGATGTGGGCTATTCTTAGGAGCTGACCTTTGATgaggaccatccattatgtgagcccacactaataaaggtgatccatcatgtggggtcacctttgatgtggatcatccatccaatgtgtgggccccaccttgaatgtggacaaaccatcacgtggggcctcctttgatatggagagagagagagagagatgtggggcctcctttgatatggaccatgagAGAGATAAATAGATAGGGAGATATAGAGATATAGATGTGGGTCCTCCTTTGATATAGACCGTGAGATAGAGAGATAGAAAGCCAAAAGTTGAAaagattaaattttttttaaaaaaaaattatgaaaattaataatttttaatacaTATATAAGTTACTTTTGCAAGGAAGAGAATTGCGTGGTATGCCACATAACCTCGGTGGTGTGTTTACcttaccaagttttgtgggtctcaccatgatgtatgtgttatatccgcacaTTTCTTCCATTTGAAGAGACCATCTTAAGGATGAGTCCAGcactaaggcagatccaaagctcaggtggaccacgccatggaaagcagtggggacaatgattcctgctattgaaacctttttagggcccaccatgatatttattttccatcaaacctgttctTAAGCCTGTTCATAAGTAGCACTCCTACTCATTCCTCCCCTTCGGCTCCTCCCTGCAAATATGATTCTCTCTCCACACATGATTATCCATTACTTAAAACCAAGGCTACCATCATGCTACCATTCATCAtctgtgtttttatttatttatttattattatttattttttacgcTTTTGTGATTGTCGAAGAATATATTCTATTGAAAAGTGGGCCTTCCCAAACACACAAtctaatctttttttctttttttcttttttatattcgTCACTATCAAGCTTTTACCTCTTCTAATTATTTTGACCATGCATACTGATTTTTCATCCACAATTTTCCTCTGTGCCTCAAAAATCTCTTATACATATAAATAGATAAAGACCATAAATTCGCCCAATTCTTCATCACTGGTCTACTTCCTTCACTTGTCATGGCCAGATTTCTTTTCAACCTCCACctattcatcatcatcttcattttcatcattGTCGTCGTCTCTGCAAAGCCCCACCGATCATCACAAGTGCTGGGGCCCGCTGTTGGGTTTGGAAAAGAGAAGATAAGCCATCTACGCTTCTACTTTCATGACATCGTAAGCGGTCCCAAGCCAACGGCCGTGCGAGTGGCCGCTGCAGCATCCACAAACAAATCACCCACGTTCTTCGGCGCTGTGGTGATGACTGACGACCCATTGACGGAAAGGCCTGACCCGAATTCAAAGCTGTTCGGAAGAGCTCAGGGGTTCTATGCGTCCGCGTCGCAGGAGGAACTTAGCTTTTTAATGGCCATGAATTTCGCATTCGTTGATGGAAAGTATAACGGGAGCACACTCAGTATACTCGGGAGGAACATGGTCTTCTCGAAGGTGAGGGAAATGCCAGTGGTGGGAGGGAGTGGGCTTTTTCGATT
Protein-coding regions in this window:
- the LOC131235430 gene encoding dirigent protein 22-like translates to MARFLFNLHLFIIIFIFIIVVVSAKPHRSSQVLGPAVGFGKEKISHLRFYFHDIVSGPKPTAVRVAAAASTNKSPTFFGAVVMTDDPLTERPDPNSKLFGRAQGFYASASQEELSFLMAMNFAFVDGKYNGSTLSILGRNMVFSKVREMPVVGGSGLFRFARGYAQTHIHTANFTSGDAVVEYNVHIIHY